One Novosphingobium sp. G106 DNA segment encodes these proteins:
- the tnpB gene encoding IS66 family insertion sequence element accessory protein TnpB (TnpB, as the term is used for proteins encoded by IS66 family insertion elements, is considered an accessory protein, since TnpC, encoded by a neighboring gene, is a DDE family transposase.) translates to MIGPGAGARVMVATRPVDFRKGPDALAALVGAEYGGDPFSGVIYVFRAKRADRIKLIWWDGTGLCLMAKKLEQGGFKWPGIQDGVMRLTAAQLGALLEGLDWRRVHGGRRPMAPQIAG, encoded by the coding sequence ATGATCGGACCCGGCGCCGGTGCGCGAGTAATGGTTGCGACGCGGCCCGTGGATTTTCGCAAAGGTCCAGACGCCTTGGCGGCGCTGGTCGGTGCCGAGTACGGCGGCGATCCCTTTTCGGGCGTGATCTACGTCTTCCGGGCCAAGCGCGCAGACCGGATCAAGCTGATCTGGTGGGACGGTACCGGCCTGTGCTTGATGGCCAAGAAGCTCGAGCAGGGGGGCTTCAAGTGGCCCGGCATCCAGGACGGCGTGATGCGCCTGACGGCCGCGCAACTCGGAGCTTTGCTCGAGGGTCTCGACTGGCGCCGGGTCCATGGTGGACGCCGACCGATGGCCCCGCAGATCGCCGGTTGA
- a CDS encoding transposase, with amino-acid sequence MTMSCDDAGTSVVQRFEVFTGAGKRRDWPPEVKVSIVAESYSGQETISAVARRHGICPSQLFTWRRELRKEIEARGVPLPASSAPAPLFVPAVIEQRPSPEATPVAKRPRRRRAAPPSAVELEIDGVAVRIARGADKGLIAAVIEALKATR; translated from the coding sequence ATGACGATGTCATGTGATGATGCTGGCACTAGCGTTGTTCAGCGGTTCGAGGTCTTCACCGGCGCGGGCAAGCGCCGTGATTGGCCGCCAGAGGTAAAGGTCTCGATCGTAGCGGAGAGCTATTCGGGCCAAGAGACCATCAGCGCCGTTGCTCGCCGGCATGGCATCTGTCCCTCGCAGCTGTTCACCTGGCGCCGGGAGTTGCGCAAGGAGATAGAGGCGCGAGGGGTGCCGCTGCCAGCCTCATCAGCCCCGGCGCCTCTCTTCGTTCCCGCAGTGATCGAGCAACGGCCTTCGCCCGAAGCAACACCGGTCGCGAAGCGACCACGCCGGCGACGGGCGGCGCCTCCAAGTGCGGTAGAGCTAGAGATCGACGGCGTGGCGGTGAGGATCGCGCGCGGTGCGGATAAGGGGCTAATCGCGGCGGTAATCGAAGCGCTCAAGGCAACGCGATGA
- a CDS encoding MBL fold metallo-hydrolase produces MTFKVASEWFERASLSDGITHIWEPHVPALLRCNIWHVRGRDSDLVIDTGMGIASLREFARDILDRPATAIATHTHIDHIGGHHEFDCCLVHSSELDGLRLCSGDFTLADADFDPLEMRSLRFPSVPGYEIEGPIIEAVPSPDFDLRAYKLRPASKVRPVEDGDIIDLGDRHFEVMHLPGHSPGSIGLLERATGTLFSGDTLYDGPLIDVLHHSSIPDYARSLKRLLDTPIQIVHAGHDPSFGRERLIELATQQLDHWGA; encoded by the coding sequence GTGACGTTCAAGGTGGCAAGCGAGTGGTTTGAACGCGCAAGCCTCTCTGATGGCATTACGCACATCTGGGAGCCGCACGTTCCAGCATTGCTACGCTGTAACATTTGGCACGTGCGGGGGCGCGACAGCGATCTCGTGATTGACACGGGAATGGGAATTGCAAGCCTGCGTGAGTTCGCGCGCGACATCCTGGACCGCCCGGCCACCGCGATCGCAACTCATACGCATATTGACCATATCGGTGGCCACCATGAATTCGATTGCTGCCTCGTGCACAGTTCCGAGCTCGATGGACTACGCTTGTGCTCGGGTGATTTTACCTTGGCCGACGCGGATTTCGATCCGCTCGAGATGAGGAGTCTGCGGTTCCCCTCGGTGCCCGGATATGAGATCGAGGGTCCGATTATCGAAGCCGTGCCATCGCCAGACTTCGATCTGCGTGCCTACAAGCTGCGCCCGGCCTCCAAAGTACGACCAGTCGAAGATGGTGACATCATCGATCTGGGGGATCGGCATTTTGAGGTGATGCATCTGCCTGGTCATTCGCCCGGCTCGATAGGGTTGCTCGAAAGAGCTACCGGCACACTGTTTTCTGGCGACACGCTCTATGATGGTCCACTAATTGATGTGCTGCACCACTCGAGCATTCCGGATTACGCCCGATCGCTGAAGCGACTGCTCGATACTCCCATCCAGATCGTGCATGCTGGCCACGATCCGAGCTTCGGCAGGGAACGCCTGATCGAGCTTGCCACGCAGCAGCTCGATCACTGGGGCGCCTGA